In one Lysobacter alkalisoli genomic region, the following are encoded:
- the hemC gene encoding hydroxymethylbilane synthase: MTVLRIATRKSPLALWQSEHVAARLRAAHPGLQVELVPMSTRGDQVLDRSLAAIGGKGLFLKELEVAMQRGEADCAVHSLKDVPMELEPGFVLAAILERADHADAFVSPRFDGIDALPQGALVGTSSLRRQAQLRALRPDLQLRDLRGNVNTRLAKLDAGDYDAIILACAGLQRLGLDARIRSRLDAPAWLPAPAQGAIAIECRDGDEHVRTLCAVLDHAPTRICVEAERAMNRALHGSCHVPVAALATLDGDQLRLRGLVGNASSGHTVRADGAGLSASAEALGVEVAARLLEQGARELIAAHV; encoded by the coding sequence ATGACCGTCCTTCGTATCGCCACCCGCAAGAGTCCGCTCGCCCTCTGGCAGAGCGAGCACGTCGCCGCCCGCCTGCGCGCGGCCCATCCCGGCCTGCAGGTCGAGCTGGTGCCGATGAGCACCCGCGGCGACCAGGTGCTGGACCGCTCGCTCGCCGCGATCGGCGGCAAGGGGTTGTTCCTGAAGGAGCTGGAAGTCGCGATGCAGCGCGGCGAGGCCGATTGCGCGGTGCATTCGCTCAAGGACGTGCCGATGGAGCTGGAGCCGGGCTTCGTGCTGGCGGCGATCCTTGAGCGCGCCGATCACGCCGATGCCTTCGTCAGCCCGCGTTTCGATGGCATCGATGCTCTCCCGCAGGGCGCGCTGGTCGGCACCTCGTCGCTGCGTCGCCAGGCTCAGCTGCGCGCATTGCGGCCGGACCTCCAGCTGCGCGACCTGCGCGGCAACGTCAACACGCGGCTGGCCAAACTCGATGCCGGCGACTACGACGCCATCATCCTCGCCTGCGCCGGCCTGCAGCGACTGGGGCTGGACGCGCGTATCCGCAGCCGGCTCGACGCCCCCGCGTGGCTGCCCGCGCCGGCGCAGGGCGCGATCGCGATCGAATGCCGTGATGGCGACGAACACGTGCGGACATTGTGCGCGGTGCTCGACCACGCCCCGACCCGCATCTGTGTCGAGGCCGAGCGGGCGATGAACCGCGCTCTCCACGGCAGCTGCCACGTGCCGGTGGCGGCACTGGCAACGCTCGATGGCGATCAGCTGCGGCTTCGGGGTCTGGTCGGCAACGCTTCCAGTGGCCATACCGTGCGTGCGGACGGTGCCGGCCTGTCCGCTTCGGCCGAAGCGCTCGGCGTCGAAGTCGCCGCACGGCTGCTGGAGCAGGGTGCGCGCGAGCTGATCGCCGCCCACGTTTGA
- a CDS encoding LytR/AlgR family response regulator transcription factor, with translation MKMGSLRVVIADDEPLARERLRGLLADQSGIEVVAEASDGHQALHACAEHQPDLILLDIAMPGLDGLEAAHHLAAFEPRPAVVFCTAYDAHALSAFEAEAIDYLVKPVRAERLAAALERVRTFAAGRQHGVARLDGKRRTHLCARLRGSLRLIPIEDVHYLQAEEKYVVVHHVHGEDLIEESLKSLEEEFDERFVRIHRNCLVARYEIVELRRSPDGHVQAILRHGDHPLEVSRRCVAGVREMLKHL, from the coding sequence ATGAAAATGGGGTCTTTGAGGGTCGTGATCGCCGATGACGAGCCGCTGGCACGCGAGCGCCTGCGCGGCCTGTTGGCGGACCAGTCCGGGATCGAGGTGGTGGCCGAGGCCAGCGACGGGCACCAGGCCCTGCATGCCTGTGCCGAACACCAGCCCGACCTGATCCTGCTCGATATCGCCATGCCCGGCCTGGATGGGCTGGAAGCCGCGCATCATCTGGCCGCGTTCGAGCCGCGCCCGGCGGTGGTGTTCTGCACGGCCTACGATGCCCACGCACTGTCGGCGTTCGAGGCCGAGGCGATCGACTATCTGGTCAAGCCCGTCCGTGCCGAGCGCCTGGCCGCTGCGCTGGAGCGCGTGCGCACCTTCGCCGCCGGCCGTCAGCACGGCGTCGCGCGGCTGGATGGCAAGCGTCGCACCCACCTGTGTGCGCGCCTGCGCGGCAGTCTGCGGTTGATCCCGATCGAGGACGTGCACTACCTGCAGGCCGAGGAGAAGTACGTCGTCGTCCACCACGTCCATGGCGAGGACCTGATCGAGGAATCGCTGAAGTCGCTGGAGGAGGAGTTCGACGAGCGCTTCGTCCGCATCCATCGCAACTGCCTGGTCGCCCGCTACGAGATCGTCGAGCTGCGCCGCAGCCCGGACGGCCACGTGCAGGCGATCCTGCGCCACGGAGACCATCCGCTGGAGGTCAGCCGCCGCTGCGTGGCGGGGGTGCGGGAGATGCTGAAGCACCTGTAG
- a CDS encoding alpha/beta hydrolase produces the protein MDTASLLEAVEHETGPSPEWSVLWLHGLGADGHDFAPIVPELVRKDWPALRFVFPHAPIRPVTINNGVPMRAWYDIRDMNLAQRADETGVDQSVAQVEALIEREAGRGIQPSRLLLAGFSQGGAIALAAGLRRTTPLAGLIALSTYLPMPERLAREVTAQAPSQPLFMAHGQFDPVVPYAGGDASAKALRGMGFEVDWHAYPMAHQVCAEQIHDLGGWMSRVFARTN, from the coding sequence ATGGATACTGCCAGCCTGCTTGAAGCCGTCGAACACGAAACCGGCCCATCGCCCGAATGGAGCGTGCTGTGGCTGCACGGCCTCGGCGCCGATGGCCACGACTTCGCGCCGATCGTGCCCGAGCTCGTCCGCAAGGACTGGCCGGCGTTGCGCTTCGTGTTCCCGCACGCACCCATACGGCCGGTGACGATCAACAACGGCGTGCCGATGCGCGCCTGGTACGACATCCGCGACATGAACCTGGCCCAGCGCGCCGACGAGACCGGCGTCGACCAGTCGGTTGCGCAGGTCGAGGCGCTGATCGAGCGCGAGGCCGGGCGCGGCATCCAGCCGTCGCGGCTGCTGCTGGCCGGCTTCTCGCAGGGTGGGGCGATCGCGCTGGCGGCAGGTCTCCGCCGCACCACGCCGCTGGCCGGCCTGATCGCCCTGTCGACATACCTGCCGATGCCGGAGCGCCTGGCTCGCGAGGTCACCGCGCAGGCGCCGTCACAGCCACTGTTCATGGCCCATGGCCAGTTCGACCCGGTGGTGCCGTATGCCGGCGGCGATGCCAGCGCCAAGGCCCTGCGCGGGATGGGCTTCGAGGTCGATTGGCATGCCTATCCGATGGCGCACCAGGTCTGTGCCGAACAGATCCATGACCTTGGCGGCTGGATGTCGCGGGTGTTCGCCCGCACGAACTGA
- a CDS encoding TolC family protein translates to MFLRHAALAAVVACAVATGPARAGERLTLDDAFARVVETHPDLRLFTAHGDRLAAERERAAQRPPLALGAEVENAFGNGSADLTLGIGSMFERGGKQAARSALAERRTDALALERETRRLDLLAETARRYLQAAAATQRQAIARDDIAQRQHSVTAARRRLAAGASPRSLVLAAEAAQARAELDLARADRQAETTRRHLTTLWGEHTTAFEIDASILQRLPPIADLDAIEDRLRDSPDLRRFGDERRIREAQLQLARSQAVADIGWQLGARRLGGDSDVGLVAGISVPLGSRRRAGPAIRSAQAGLAALEIEREAEVLSLQAALVEAHGRYRTARLEAGRIDSEVMPALERAEVAAARAYRAGASSHLEWAQLQTEIVAARRQRLDAATEALGALIELQRLTGRTPLDPAGARTSAAASANRLPGDAR, encoded by the coding sequence ATGTTCCTGCGCCATGCGGCCTTGGCCGCCGTGGTCGCTTGTGCCGTGGCAACGGGTCCTGCCCGTGCCGGCGAGCGGCTGACCCTGGACGACGCCTTCGCGCGCGTCGTCGAAACCCATCCCGACCTGCGCCTGTTCACGGCCCATGGCGACAGGCTCGCGGCCGAACGCGAACGAGCCGCGCAGCGCCCGCCATTGGCGCTCGGCGCCGAAGTCGAGAACGCCTTCGGCAATGGCAGCGCCGACCTTACCCTCGGCATCGGCTCGATGTTCGAACGCGGCGGCAAGCAGGCCGCACGCAGCGCGCTGGCCGAACGCCGGACCGACGCACTCGCGCTCGAACGCGAGACACGCCGGCTCGACCTGCTCGCCGAAACCGCGCGTCGCTATCTGCAGGCCGCCGCCGCGACGCAGCGACAGGCGATCGCCCGCGACGACATCGCCCAGCGGCAGCATTCGGTGACAGCCGCCCGGCGGCGCCTGGCCGCCGGGGCCTCGCCGCGCTCGCTGGTGCTGGCCGCCGAGGCCGCCCAGGCCCGTGCCGAACTCGACCTGGCCCGTGCCGACCGGCAGGCAGAAACCACGCGCCGGCATCTCACCACGCTGTGGGGCGAACACACAACGGCCTTCGAGATCGATGCCTCCATCCTGCAACGCCTGCCGCCCATCGCCGACCTCGACGCGATTGAAGACCGGCTACGCGACAGCCCGGATCTACGTCGCTTCGGTGACGAGCGCCGGATCCGGGAAGCGCAGTTGCAACTCGCGCGCAGCCAGGCCGTCGCCGATATCGGCTGGCAACTGGGTGCGCGCCGACTTGGCGGCGACAGCGATGTCGGCCTGGTCGCCGGCATCTCGGTCCCGCTTGGCAGCCGCCGGCGCGCCGGGCCCGCGATCCGCAGCGCACAGGCCGGACTGGCGGCGCTGGAGATCGAACGTGAGGCCGAAGTCCTGTCGTTGCAGGCAGCCCTGGTCGAGGCGCATGGCCGCTATCGCACTGCCCGGCTCGAAGCCGGCCGAATCGACAGCGAAGTGATGCCCGCACTCGAACGTGCCGAGGTCGCTGCCGCCCGCGCCTATCGTGCCGGCGCCAGCAGCCACCTGGAATGGGCGCAGCTGCAAACCGAAATCGTCGCCGCACGACGCCAGCGGCTCGACGCCGCGACCGAAGCCCTGGGCGCTCTGATCGAGCTGCAGCGCCTGACCGGACGCACACCCCTCGACCCCGCCGGCGCGCGCACCTCCGCTGCCGCCAGCGCGAACCGTTTGCCTGGAGACGCCCGATGA
- a CDS encoding efflux RND transporter periplasmic adaptor subunit encodes MNPAIRPLIHSSVTTLLAAALAACAPGGDTASGIRAGAASTDVAGDHDADGHDDDHGDTHDDDGDSTRIPAAIAAASGIRVAPVAPGTIADEHGIQGLLIPVDGRTADVMARYPGPVRALHARVGDRVRAGQSLAVIESNLSLSTYTITAPIAGVVMARPATIGAVATEGTPLFEIADLSELWVDLHVFGADAQHIAVGSPVTVARMSDDVRVDTVLERILPGTATASQSTVARATIANADGLWRPGSAVRARVTVERFEAARVVPLSALQREGGDDVVYVRDGDTFRARRVRLGRRDAERAEILDGIETGEQVVVAQSFLVKADIGKSSATHAH; translated from the coding sequence ATGAACCCTGCGATCCGCCCCCTCATCCATTCCTCGGTCACCACCCTGCTCGCAGCCGCACTCGCAGCCTGCGCGCCGGGTGGAGACACCGCCAGCGGCATCCGTGCCGGAGCCGCATCCACCGATGTCGCCGGAGACCACGACGCGGACGGCCACGATGACGACCATGGCGACACCCACGACGACGATGGCGACAGCACCCGCATCCCCGCCGCCATCGCCGCCGCCTCCGGCATCCGTGTCGCACCGGTCGCGCCGGGCACGATCGCCGACGAGCACGGGATCCAGGGCCTGCTGATCCCGGTCGACGGGCGCACCGCCGACGTGATGGCGCGCTATCCCGGCCCGGTCCGGGCCCTGCATGCGCGTGTTGGCGATCGCGTCCGCGCCGGCCAGTCGCTGGCGGTGATCGAGAGCAACCTCAGCCTGTCGACCTACACCATCACCGCGCCGATCGCCGGCGTGGTGATGGCGCGCCCGGCCACGATCGGCGCGGTCGCCACCGAAGGCACGCCGCTGTTCGAGATCGCCGACCTGTCCGAGCTGTGGGTCGACCTGCACGTGTTCGGCGCCGACGCCCAGCACATCGCGGTCGGCTCGCCGGTGACGGTGGCACGGATGAGCGACGACGTCCGCGTCGACACCGTGCTCGAACGCATCCTGCCCGGCACCGCGACCGCCAGCCAGAGCACCGTCGCCCGCGCCACCATCGCCAACGCCGACGGCCTGTGGCGGCCGGGCTCGGCGGTGCGCGCACGGGTCACGGTCGAACGCTTCGAGGCCGCGCGCGTGGTCCCGCTGTCCGCGCTGCAACGCGAGGGCGGCGATGACGTGGTCTACGTGCGCGATGGCGACACCTTCCGTGCGCGCCGCGTACGCCTGGGACGCCGCGATGCCGAACGTGCCGAGATCCTCGACGGCATCGAAACCGGCGAACAGGTCGTGGTCGCGCAGAGCTTCCTGGTCAAGGCCGACATCGGCAAGTCGTCCGCCACCCACGCGCATTGA
- a CDS encoding efflux RND transporter permease subunit, giving the protein MLEKIIRFAIAHRWLMLVLTLAMAALGGWNFTRLPIDATPDITNVQVQVNTVAPGHSPLEAEQRVTFPIETALAGLPGLDHTRSLSRYGLSQVTVVFEDGTDLYFARQQVAERLQQVRSQLPDGLEPQMGPIATGMGEILMYTVEAAPDARRADGTPYTPTDLRTLQDWVIRPQLRTVPGVTEVDSIGGFARQIHVTPEPARLVALGFTLDDVVEALAANNRNVGAGYIERNGEQYLVRVPGQIEDLDAIGDIVLDRREGLPIRIRDVAEVDEGRELRTGAATRNGRETVIGTVVMLAGGNSREVARAAADRLEAVNASLPAGVRAAPVYDRTALVDRTIRTVAKNLVEGALLVIAVLFLLLGNVRAALITAAVIPLAMLFAVTGMVRGGVSGNLMSLGALDFGLIVDGAVIIIENCLRRFGERQHALGRTMREDERLDTAASATVEVIRPSLFGVGIIAAVYLPIFALDGVEGKLFQPMAITVVLALTGAMLLALTFIPASVAVFLSGRVEEKENRLMRQARCGYAPLLARALHWRLPVIAGAALLVVACGLLATRLGAEFVPTLDEGDLTVQALRITGTGLEQSVAMQEALERTLADVPEVEQVFAKIGTAEVASDPMPPSVADTFVMLKPRADWPDPRKRKEALVDEIADAIAAVPGNNYELSQPIQMRTNELISGVRADVAVKVNGDDLDTLMRVATQVQRVLASVPGADDVRVEPLDGLPMLTVVPDRQALARHGLNPVDVQDTVATAVGGTVAGQLFEGDRRFDLVVRLPEHLRQDPAALHDLPIPLPPAGADSLDESGRRADWAAGAPRTVPLREVARVEIAPGPNQVNRENGKRRVIVTANVRERDLAGFVGELRERIDAGVELPSGYWIGYGGSFEQLISASRRLAIVVPVTLAIIFGLLFMAFGSVRDAAIVFSGVPLALTGGVLALALRGIPLSISAGVGFIALSGVAVLNGLVMISFIRRLREHGTPLDDAIVDGALGRLRPVLMTALVASLGFVPMALNTGAGSEVQRPLATVVIGGIVSSTLLTLLVLPALYRWLHRDAIRSGGRVRKTA; this is encoded by the coding sequence ATGCTCGAGAAGATCATCCGCTTCGCCATCGCCCACCGCTGGCTGATGCTGGTACTGACGCTGGCCATGGCCGCGCTCGGCGGCTGGAATTTCACCCGCCTGCCGATCGACGCCACCCCCGACATCACCAACGTGCAGGTGCAGGTCAACACCGTGGCGCCCGGCCATTCGCCGCTGGAGGCCGAGCAGCGCGTCACCTTCCCGATCGAAACCGCACTGGCCGGGCTGCCCGGGCTCGACCACACCCGGTCGCTGTCGCGCTACGGGCTGTCGCAGGTCACCGTCGTGTTCGAGGACGGCACCGACCTCTACTTCGCCCGCCAGCAGGTCGCCGAGCGGCTGCAGCAGGTCCGCTCGCAGCTGCCCGACGGGCTCGAACCGCAGATGGGTCCGATCGCCACCGGCATGGGCGAGATCCTGATGTACACGGTCGAGGCCGCGCCCGACGCGCGCAGGGCCGATGGCACGCCGTACACGCCGACCGACCTGCGCACCCTGCAGGACTGGGTGATCCGGCCGCAGTTGCGCACCGTGCCCGGGGTCACCGAGGTCGACAGCATCGGCGGCTTCGCGCGCCAGATCCACGTCACCCCGGAACCGGCGCGGCTGGTCGCGCTCGGCTTCACCCTCGACGACGTGGTCGAAGCACTGGCGGCCAACAACCGCAACGTCGGAGCCGGCTACATCGAACGCAACGGCGAGCAGTACCTGGTGCGGGTGCCGGGCCAGATCGAGGACCTCGACGCGATCGGCGACATCGTCCTCGATCGCCGCGAAGGCCTGCCGATCCGCATCCGCGATGTCGCCGAGGTCGACGAGGGTCGCGAACTGCGCACAGGCGCGGCAACCCGCAACGGTCGCGAGACCGTCATCGGCACCGTGGTGATGCTGGCCGGCGGCAACAGCCGCGAGGTCGCGCGGGCGGCGGCCGACAGGCTTGAGGCCGTCAACGCCAGCCTGCCCGCCGGGGTGCGTGCCGCACCGGTCTACGACCGTACCGCCCTGGTCGACCGCACCATCCGCACCGTGGCGAAGAACCTGGTCGAGGGCGCGTTGCTGGTGATCGCAGTGCTGTTCCTGCTGCTCGGCAACGTACGCGCGGCGCTGATCACCGCCGCGGTGATCCCATTGGCAATGCTGTTCGCCGTCACCGGCATGGTCCGCGGCGGCGTATCCGGTAACCTGATGAGCCTGGGCGCGCTGGACTTCGGCCTGATCGTCGACGGCGCGGTGATCATCATCGAGAACTGCCTGCGCCGTTTCGGCGAACGCCAGCATGCGCTCGGCCGCACGATGCGCGAGGACGAGCGCCTGGACACCGCCGCCAGCGCCACGGTCGAAGTGATCCGTCCGAGCCTGTTCGGCGTCGGCATTATCGCTGCGGTCTACCTGCCGATCTTCGCCCTCGATGGCGTCGAGGGAAAACTGTTCCAGCCGATGGCGATCACCGTGGTGCTGGCGTTGACCGGCGCGATGCTGTTGGCGCTGACCTTCATCCCGGCATCGGTCGCCGTCTTCCTTTCGGGCCGGGTCGAGGAAAAGGAGAACCGGCTGATGCGCCAGGCGCGGTGCGGCTATGCTCCACTGCTGGCGCGCGCCCTGCATTGGCGGCTGCCGGTGATCGCCGGTGCCGCTCTGCTGGTCGTGGCCTGCGGGCTGCTGGCGACGCGGCTCGGTGCCGAGTTCGTACCGACGCTGGACGAGGGCGACCTGACCGTGCAGGCGCTGCGCATCACCGGCACCGGGCTTGAGCAGTCGGTGGCGATGCAGGAGGCGCTGGAGCGCACCCTTGCAGACGTTCCGGAGGTCGAGCAGGTGTTCGCCAAGATCGGTACCGCCGAAGTCGCCAGCGATCCGATGCCGCCCTCGGTCGCCGACACCTTCGTGATGCTCAAACCACGCGCGGACTGGCCCGACCCGCGCAAGCGCAAGGAGGCGCTGGTCGACGAGATCGCCGACGCGATCGCGGCCGTGCCCGGCAACAACTACGAGCTGAGCCAGCCGATCCAGATGCGTACCAACGAGCTGATCTCGGGCGTGCGTGCCGACGTTGCGGTCAAGGTCAACGGCGACGATCTGGACACGTTGATGCGGGTGGCCACGCAGGTACAGCGCGTGCTCGCATCGGTCCCCGGCGCGGACGACGTGCGGGTCGAGCCGCTCGACGGCCTGCCGATGCTGACCGTGGTTCCCGATCGCCAGGCACTGGCGCGGCACGGGCTCAACCCGGTCGATGTGCAGGACACCGTCGCCACCGCGGTCGGCGGCACCGTCGCCGGCCAGCTGTTCGAAGGCGACCGCCGCTTCGACCTGGTCGTGCGCCTGCCCGAACATCTGCGCCAGGACCCGGCCGCCCTGCATGACCTGCCGATTCCGCTTCCGCCCGCCGGCGCCGACAGCCTCGACGAGTCCGGCCGCCGTGCCGACTGGGCGGCCGGCGCACCGCGCACGGTACCGCTGCGCGAGGTGGCACGGGTCGAGATTGCGCCCGGCCCGAACCAGGTCAATCGCGAGAACGGCAAGCGCCGCGTGATCGTCACCGCCAACGTGCGCGAGCGCGACCTGGCCGGGTTCGTCGGCGAACTGCGCGAACGCATCGACGCCGGGGTCGAACTGCCGAGCGGTTACTGGATCGGTTACGGCGGCAGTTTCGAACAGCTGATCTCGGCCAGCCGGCGCCTCGCCATCGTGGTGCCGGTGACGCTGGCGATCATCTTCGGCCTGCTGTTCATGGCATTCGGTTCGGTGCGCGATGCGGCGATCGTGTTCAGCGGCGTGCCACTGGCGCTGACCGGCGGTGTGCTGGCATTGGCGCTGCGCGGCATCCCGCTGTCGATCTCGGCCGGGGTCGGCTTCATCGCCCTGTCCGGTGTGGCGGTGCTCAACGGCCTGGTGATGATCAGCTTCATCCGCCGCCTGCGCGAACACGGCACCCCGCTCGACGACGCGATCGTCGACGGTGCGCTCGGCCGCCTGCGGCCGGTGCTGATGACCGCGCTGGTGGCCTCGCTGGGCTTCGTACCGATGGCACTCAACACCGGCGCCGGTTCCGAGGTGCAGCGCCCGCTTGCGACCGTGGTGATCGGCGGCATCGTCTCCTCGACCCTGCTGACCCTGCTGGTGCTGCCGGCGCTATACCGCTGGCTGCATCGCGACGCTATCCGCTCTGGCGGCCGGGTACGGAAGACCGCCTGA